The following proteins are co-located in the Pontiella agarivorans genome:
- a CDS encoding Fur family transcriptional regulator yields MSFDEQELPEEVRQSVEEAWPLFVEFLKKKDARVTQARKIVLTQVFSRHDHFCADDLAAELSSGMNHVSRGTVYRTLALMEEAGLVRVIRDTDVHAHYEHTFNHPHHEHMICDKCGQFIEFADDEIMVLIEQACKEHEFEERNHRIVIFGTCAACKAKEG; encoded by the coding sequence ATGAGTTTTGATGAGCAGGAACTCCCGGAGGAAGTCAGACAGTCGGTGGAGGAAGCATGGCCGCTTTTTGTGGAATTTCTGAAAAAGAAAGACGCCCGGGTGACCCAGGCTCGGAAGATTGTGCTGACTCAGGTTTTTTCGCGACATGACCATTTCTGTGCCGATGATCTCGCCGCTGAGCTTTCGAGCGGAATGAATCATGTGAGCCGGGGAACGGTGTATCGTACGCTGGCTTTGATGGAAGAAGCCGGACTGGTTCGTGTAATCCGCGATACCGATGTGCATGCGCATTATGAACATACGTTTAATCATCCGCATCATGAGCACATGATCTGTGATAAATGCGGACAGTTTATCGAATTTGCTGATGATGAAATCATGGTCCTCATCGAACAGGCGTGCAAGGAGCACGAATTTGAGGAGCGGAATCACCGGATCGTGATTTTCGGCACCTGTGCGGCGTGCAAAGCAAAAGAGGGCTGA
- a CDS encoding divergent PAP2 family protein: MLHPSAWAALLGWMVAQTAKMTVCLIESKRLDFSYMVSTGGMPSAHSAMAASLATSLGLCEGFDSAVFALGMAFAVVVMFDAQSVRKAAGEQAKVLNQIVDELLHEHHLSESKLKELLGHTRLEVLMGCIVGIFTAMAAFRFIHP, encoded by the coding sequence ATGCTACACCCAAGTGCCTGGGCCGCCCTGCTGGGCTGGATGGTTGCCCAAACGGCAAAAATGACGGTCTGTCTGATTGAATCGAAGCGACTGGATTTCAGCTATATGGTCAGTACCGGCGGCATGCCGAGTGCTCATTCGGCTATGGCTGCTTCGCTGGCGACCTCACTCGGTTTATGCGAAGGGTTTGATTCGGCGGTGTTTGCGTTGGGTATGGCTTTTGCCGTCGTGGTCATGTTCGACGCCCAGAGCGTGCGCAAGGCGGCGGGGGAGCAGGCGAAAGTTCTGAACCAGATTGTTGATGAACTGCTTCATGAACACCATCTGTCGGAAAGTAAGCTCAAGGAACTTCTGGGGCACACTCGGCTGGAGGTGCTCATGGGCTGTATTGTGGGCATCTTCACTGCGATGGCTGCGTTCCGCTTTATACACCCATAG
- a CDS encoding ABC transporter ATP-binding protein, with protein MIKVSGVTKKYPARLAVDNISFEVNRGEIVGFLGPNGAGKTTTMRMLTGYLPVNSGTIEVAGFDISREPQEVRRRVGYLPESCPLYPEMRVDEYLKFRASLKGVKSSIRRNKVNEVKELCGLTEVGKRIIGQLSKGYRQRVGLADSMVHDPDLLVLDEPTVGLDPFQIRQVRELITHLAERHTVLLSTHILQEVEAICERILIINEGRIVASDTEENLHRQLQACSIIEMEIMAEKESAIEKVSRLEGLDVRNANELADGWLWLEVEADAASMRVELYNLAVAEGWALRELSEQQHSLEDTFVQITSRKEEK; from the coding sequence ATGATTAAGGTATCTGGGGTTACGAAAAAATATCCGGCGCGTCTGGCGGTGGATAATATTTCGTTTGAGGTGAACCGGGGAGAAATCGTCGGCTTTCTCGGTCCAAACGGAGCGGGGAAAACCACCACGATGCGTATGCTGACGGGGTATCTTCCTGTAAATTCGGGGACCATTGAGGTGGCGGGATTCGATATTTCGCGAGAACCGCAGGAAGTGCGGCGGCGGGTGGGCTATCTGCCGGAAAGCTGTCCGCTCTATCCGGAAATGCGGGTGGATGAATATTTAAAATTTCGCGCTTCGCTCAAGGGCGTGAAAAGCTCAATCCGGCGGAATAAAGTGAACGAAGTCAAAGAGCTGTGCGGGCTGACAGAGGTTGGCAAACGGATCATCGGCCAGCTTTCCAAGGGATATCGGCAGCGCGTGGGCCTGGCAGACAGTATGGTGCATGATCCGGATTTACTGGTGCTTGATGAGCCGACGGTGGGGCTGGACCCTTTTCAGATTCGGCAGGTGCGTGAGCTGATTACCCATTTGGCGGAGCGGCATACGGTGTTGCTTTCCACCCATATTCTCCAGGAAGTGGAGGCGATCTGTGAGCGGATCCTGATTATTAACGAAGGCCGGATTGTCGCATCCGATACGGAAGAAAACCTGCACCGGCAACTGCAGGCCTGTTCGATTATTGAAATGGAAATTATGGCTGAAAAAGAATCGGCGATCGAGAAGGTGAGCCGGTTGGAGGGGCTGGATGTGCGCAATGCGAACGAGCTGGCTGACGGCTGGCTTTGGCTGGAAGTCGAAGCCGATGCGGCATCGATGCGCGTGGAACTTTATAATCTGGCGGTGGCTGAAGGCTGGGCGCTGCGAGAGCTTTCGGAACAGCAGCATTCGCTGGAAGATACCTTTGTTCAGATAACGAGCCGGAAGGAGGAGAAGTAA
- the hisC gene encoding histidinol-phosphate transaminase: protein MSDLIRKSVQAMQGYVPGEQPKEADIVKLNTNENPYLPSPDVQDILSMVDISVLSRYPDPVCMELRKAIAGLHGCDVENVFVGNGSDEVLALCIRAFVERDGSVGFFDPSYSLYPILADIEDVEKKPVSLDAGYGWQMPADYAASLFFLTHPNAPTSFVYDKNSIESFVKNFGGVVLIDEAYADFAEDNCMDLALQHENVIVARTLSKSYSLAGIRLGYCVGNEALIGAMYKIKDSYNVNYLTQEIARVAILDQDTMKANVSAIVETRKMVAEKLEEFGFEVGKSKTNFLWVKPLGIGAKTLFEALRKKNIIVRYFGNDERTRDYLRVTVGTAPEMLKFLDATEAILNGGE from the coding sequence ATGAGTGATTTAATCAGAAAATCGGTGCAGGCGATGCAGGGCTATGTGCCCGGTGAACAGCCGAAGGAAGCCGATATTGTTAAGCTGAATACGAATGAGAATCCGTATCTTCCGTCTCCGGATGTGCAGGATATTCTTTCGATGGTCGATATTTCGGTGCTTTCGCGCTATCCGGATCCGGTGTGCATGGAGCTGCGGAAGGCGATTGCCGGGTTGCATGGCTGTGACGTGGAAAACGTATTTGTGGGCAACGGGTCGGACGAAGTGCTGGCTCTGTGCATCCGGGCGTTTGTGGAGCGGGACGGATCGGTCGGCTTTTTTGATCCGTCATATTCGCTGTATCCGATTCTGGCAGACATTGAAGATGTGGAGAAAAAGCCGGTATCGCTGGATGCGGGATATGGCTGGCAGATGCCTGCGGATTATGCGGCATCGCTCTTTTTTCTGACGCATCCGAATGCGCCGACGAGTTTTGTGTATGATAAGAATTCAATCGAATCCTTCGTGAAGAATTTTGGCGGAGTGGTGCTGATTGATGAGGCCTATGCCGATTTTGCGGAAGATAACTGCATGGATTTGGCGCTGCAGCATGAAAATGTGATTGTGGCGCGTACGTTGTCGAAGTCCTATTCGCTGGCCGGGATCCGATTGGGCTATTGTGTCGGAAATGAGGCGCTGATCGGCGCGATGTATAAGATCAAGGATTCCTATAATGTGAATTATCTGACGCAGGAAATTGCACGGGTGGCGATTCTGGATCAGGACACGATGAAGGCGAATGTTTCGGCGATTGTGGAGACGCGTAAAATGGTGGCGGAAAAGCTCGAGGAATTCGGCTTTGAAGTGGGAAAATCGAAGACCAACTTTCTGTGGGTTAAGCCGCTGGGGATAGGCGCGAAGACACTGTTTGAAGCGTTGCGGAAGAAAAACATCATTGTCCGCTATTTCGGGAACGATGAGCGGACCAGGGATTATCTGCGAGTGACCGTTGGAACCGCCCCGGAAATGCTGAAGTTTCTGGATGCAACGGAAGCAATTCTGAATGGCGGAGAGTAG
- a CDS encoding AsmA-like C-terminal region-containing protein, with translation MVCHSISKRITGITYRVVTVVVRLLCVVAVLLLCGFVFLRVYGIPAPVLRHIVKRLNQADIPVNIDSVRLTLRGWQAMNVQYYSKNPHDIEPLFRVGEMFLFRRNVLKEDGSGNWKMDVEAHGIYLNPSVEWGIEIPSDSAFRRVEMASLTLAVFSDRIEFSDAEMAWLGVDFHVEGTFIKKNMRPEPRSKTEMNRLKMIREAEFQTVEDQLRSIELLGGADIDAEFFVDARNLGESSLKLSLHAKDLRIRKVDFDELWFEGTFAYPEIIMKRVALERNGQVLSAGAAYNLVSKMVHGEIENNITTSKLLLLTPQPVLDLLVKAQLQLEELPEFRLHVEPAPFSGVLNALHGSFSINDITYAGLLIEAARGDFRRKNDRLEITGIQAAVGGQEKRAAAVGSCLQGGGVSGNVYWDAHRNRFDVEAKGSIDPNLLLQPLAMVRIATNVIDRFYFPDGCPEISLELGADYTDWKTFYMDIHGVGRNAGFEEALISQINISAFYSNAVLTLDPIAAMDGVDFLKGSAAVNFRQDSVTFDAFGSMNPELIEQAVYPQAGLFGRHLKTSGDTKIKAKGMLEWQTMQMTDFEAEIEVERLDIPIVAGLDHVSATVIGDGPHITVTNAAYEVYGGKGNGTFSIELDPAQTNLPYTVDVDLDRIDYKQMLQYIGKKCGERTVGKLSAEVSMTAELKQHILASASGGGHVGLEDGELGDVPVFKGFSKVMRVVVPGFKFFSITRFSMDFTLDNGQVWTENALFSGDVFHASAKGTYGLADGYNANVQVNMLADKGLSKVIRVITSPLSRLFELRLTGPLDDPSWSLKNFNPAMGHSGKQTSERSE, from the coding sequence ATGGTTTGTCATTCCATCAGTAAACGCATAACAGGGATTACCTATCGGGTCGTCACTGTCGTTGTCCGCCTGTTATGTGTGGTTGCGGTTCTGTTACTCTGCGGTTTTGTCTTTCTCCGGGTATACGGCATCCCGGCACCGGTTCTCCGGCATATTGTAAAGAGGTTGAATCAGGCCGATATACCGGTGAATATCGACAGTGTAAGGCTGACTCTTCGGGGTTGGCAGGCGATGAATGTTCAATATTACAGCAAAAATCCCCACGATATCGAGCCGCTGTTCCGTGTGGGGGAAATGTTTCTGTTCCGCCGGAATGTGCTGAAAGAAGACGGTTCCGGAAACTGGAAAATGGATGTTGAAGCACACGGAATTTACCTGAATCCTTCGGTGGAGTGGGGGATTGAAATTCCGTCGGACAGTGCCTTTCGAAGGGTTGAAATGGCCAGCCTGACTCTTGCCGTTTTTTCCGACCGGATTGAATTTTCCGATGCGGAGATGGCGTGGCTCGGTGTAGATTTTCATGTTGAAGGCACGTTTATAAAAAAGAATATGCGGCCTGAACCCCGCTCTAAAACCGAAATGAATCGGCTGAAAATGATCCGTGAAGCTGAGTTCCAGACTGTGGAGGATCAGCTCCGGTCGATCGAACTGCTTGGCGGAGCCGATATTGATGCTGAATTCTTTGTGGATGCGCGGAACTTGGGCGAGAGTTCGCTCAAGCTGTCTCTGCATGCAAAAGATCTCCGGATCCGGAAAGTCGATTTTGATGAGCTGTGGTTCGAGGGGACCTTTGCTTATCCGGAAATTATAATGAAAAGGGTGGCGCTCGAGCGCAACGGTCAGGTGCTTTCGGCGGGGGCGGCATACAATCTGGTATCGAAAATGGTACATGGTGAAATCGAAAACAATATCACCACCAGCAAGCTGCTTCTGCTGACGCCGCAGCCGGTGCTGGACTTGCTGGTTAAAGCTCAGCTTCAGCTTGAAGAGCTTCCTGAATTCAGGCTTCATGTTGAGCCTGCTCCGTTCAGTGGTGTGCTGAATGCACTGCATGGTTCGTTTTCGATTAATGATATCACGTATGCGGGGCTCCTGATTGAAGCCGCGCGCGGGGATTTCCGGCGAAAAAATGATCGGCTCGAAATTACCGGTATTCAGGCCGCTGTTGGCGGGCAGGAGAAACGGGCTGCCGCGGTCGGAAGCTGCCTGCAGGGGGGGGGCGTTTCGGGCAATGTTTACTGGGATGCGCATCGCAACCGGTTCGATGTTGAAGCGAAGGGGAGTATTGATCCGAATCTGCTGCTGCAGCCGCTGGCGATGGTCCGTATTGCGACCAACGTGATCGATCGGTTCTATTTTCCCGATGGATGTCCGGAAATTTCACTTGAGCTCGGAGCGGATTATACCGATTGGAAAACCTTTTATATGGATATTCATGGGGTGGGCCGGAATGCCGGATTTGAGGAGGCGCTGATTTCCCAGATCAATATTTCGGCGTTTTACAGCAATGCGGTGCTGACGCTTGACCCGATTGCGGCCATGGACGGGGTGGATTTTCTGAAAGGATCCGCTGCGGTTAATTTCAGGCAGGATTCCGTGACTTTCGATGCGTTCGGCAGCATGAATCCCGAGTTGATAGAGCAGGCGGTTTATCCCCAGGCCGGACTTTTCGGCAGGCATCTGAAAACATCAGGGGATACAAAAATAAAAGCCAAAGGAATGCTTGAATGGCAGACGATGCAGATGACCGATTTCGAGGCGGAAATTGAGGTGGAACGGTTGGATATACCGATTGTGGCGGGTCTGGACCACGTTTCGGCCACTGTTATTGGTGATGGTCCTCACATTACCGTAACGAATGCCGCGTATGAAGTATATGGAGGAAAGGGAAACGGAACCTTTTCTATCGAACTGGATCCCGCGCAAACCAATTTGCCGTACACGGTGGATGTGGATCTGGACCGGATAGATTACAAGCAGATGCTCCAATATATAGGTAAGAAGTGCGGCGAGCGCACAGTGGGAAAATTGTCGGCTGAAGTCAGCATGACGGCCGAGCTTAAGCAGCACATTCTTGCTTCGGCATCGGGCGGCGGGCATGTGGGTCTGGAAGACGGCGAGCTGGGGGATGTGCCGGTTTTTAAGGGTTTTTCAAAGGTGATGCGTGTGGTGGTGCCGGGGTTTAAGTTTTTCTCGATCACCCGTTTCAGTATGGATTTTACGCTGGATAACGGTCAGGTCTGGACCGAAAATGCTCTTTTTTCCGGCGATGTCTTTCATGCTTCCGCAAAGGGAACCTACGGTCTTGCTGATGGCTATAACGCCAACGTTCAGGTCAATATGCTGGCTGATAAAGGGCTTTCAAAGGTAATCCGGGTGATCACATCGCCGCTGTCCCGGCTTTTTGAACTCAGGCTGACCGGTCCGCTGGACGACCCGTCCTGGAGTCTGAAGAATTTCAACCCTGCCATGGGGCATTCCGGTAAACAGACGTCGGAGCGATCGGAATAG
- a CDS encoding ABC transporter permease, translating into MGVFLSLLKKELRTCFYSPIAYVVMFFFWILTGGNFYWLLINLAHGESLTSASQWMFSGFVLPFAIPVIVPLITMRLFAEERKLGTLEALLTTSVKVTELVLAKFFGAFIFYVVLWLPAIAYTCFQIKLAPAEVTGFPDLGALQAGVLGVMLVGALYIAIGLFMSTLTSNQIVAAISGFAILIGSLFVSMYMAYTAQSQSIRIVGQYYSSFAHMMEFSRGIVDSRVVVMYLGHAAWFLFAAVRVVEGRRV; encoded by the coding sequence ATGGGCGTATTTCTCAGCTTATTGAAGAAGGAGCTGCGTACGTGCTTCTATTCTCCAATCGCTTATGTGGTGATGTTTTTTTTCTGGATCCTTACGGGTGGAAACTTTTACTGGTTGCTGATCAATCTGGCGCATGGGGAGTCGTTGACGTCGGCCTCGCAGTGGATGTTCAGCGGCTTTGTGCTTCCGTTTGCGATTCCGGTGATTGTGCCTCTGATTACGATGCGGCTTTTCGCAGAGGAGCGTAAGCTGGGTACGTTGGAGGCCCTGTTGACGACATCGGTGAAAGTGACGGAGCTGGTGCTGGCCAAATTTTTCGGAGCATTTATTTTTTATGTGGTTCTGTGGCTTCCAGCGATCGCTTATACCTGTTTTCAGATCAAGCTGGCTCCTGCCGAGGTGACGGGCTTTCCGGATCTCGGAGCGTTGCAGGCCGGGGTGCTGGGGGTGATGCTGGTGGGGGCGCTGTACATTGCGATCGGGCTTTTTATGTCGACACTGACTTCGAATCAAATTGTTGCGGCGATCAGTGGTTTTGCGATTCTGATCGGGTCATTGTTTGTTTCCATGTATATGGCGTACACGGCGCAGAGTCAGAGTATACGGATTGTCGGACAGTATTATTCCTCGTTCGCTCACATGATGGAGTTTTCACGCGGTATTGTAGACAGCCGGGTGGTGGTGATGTATCTGGGTCACGCCGCATGGTTCCTGTTTGCAGCGGTACGCGTGGTGGAAGGCAGACGGGTTTAG
- a CDS encoding GldG family protein: MKRFLTNLNSIVAVLLAFVLVQMIGFVALRNPVRVNLSGRTYYQLSEKTLNLLKGLEHEVRVTVFFQEEHALHDDVKNLLKEYEYQSRNIHVEWVDPARDVALTKKLAGQYGLNEAQVVVFDIGENFRVVKQTDIAEMQRVKGIKEPVITAFKGEQAFTSAIYGLIQGDTPKVYFLVGHGEQRITDFDQMAGYSDIGTALLQDNLDVQELMLSGEKGIPEDAAALVIPGPSKRMSPIEVEMIEDYLSRSGRVFILLDALKETGLEPMLERWGVELRNDIVVDPENTLRGSDVHIRRYNAHPICMEMNSIVQFILPRSIMPPELADGSSEDRPSVVPLFFTSEKSWSEMQVEEPTAKFEPEKGDMAGDDRERPISLGVAIERGASETMLDVQIRPSRMVVFGDSDFVSNESMVGGNQDLFMSALNWLLEREELIAIAPKPIEEVRLSLSRSELRKLFWINVAVIPGVAMVFGLLVWARRRK, from the coding sequence ATGAAGCGATTTCTCACCAATTTAAATTCTATTGTAGCGGTCCTCCTCGCATTTGTGCTGGTGCAGATGATCGGTTTTGTGGCCCTGCGAAATCCGGTGCGGGTTAACCTGAGCGGCCGGACCTATTATCAGCTTTCGGAAAAAACGCTGAATCTGCTGAAGGGTCTTGAGCATGAAGTTCGAGTTACGGTTTTTTTTCAAGAGGAGCATGCCCTTCATGATGATGTGAAAAACCTGCTGAAGGAATACGAATATCAATCGCGTAACATTCACGTGGAGTGGGTGGACCCGGCGCGCGATGTGGCTCTGACTAAAAAACTGGCGGGGCAGTATGGTCTGAACGAGGCTCAGGTGGTGGTGTTTGATATCGGCGAGAATTTCCGGGTGGTTAAACAAACCGATATTGCCGAAATGCAGCGCGTGAAAGGAATCAAAGAACCGGTGATTACCGCATTTAAAGGGGAACAGGCTTTCACCAGTGCGATTTACGGATTGATTCAGGGGGATACGCCTAAAGTCTATTTTCTGGTCGGGCACGGCGAACAGCGTATTACGGATTTTGACCAGATGGCTGGTTATTCAGATATCGGAACGGCATTGCTGCAGGATAATCTCGATGTTCAGGAGTTAATGCTCAGCGGTGAAAAAGGCATCCCCGAAGATGCGGCTGCGCTGGTGATTCCCGGGCCTTCGAAAAGAATGAGCCCGATTGAAGTGGAAATGATTGAAGATTACCTGAGCCGAAGCGGGCGGGTCTTTATTCTGCTGGATGCGCTGAAGGAAACCGGTCTGGAGCCGATGCTGGAACGCTGGGGTGTGGAATTGCGCAATGATATTGTGGTGGATCCCGAAAATACGCTGCGCGGGAGCGATGTGCATATTCGTCGTTACAACGCTCACCCGATCTGTATGGAAATGAATTCCATTGTGCAATTTATTTTGCCGCGCTCGATCATGCCGCCGGAGCTTGCGGATGGTTCATCGGAGGACCGTCCTTCAGTGGTCCCTCTGTTTTTTACGTCGGAAAAAAGCTGGTCGGAAATGCAGGTGGAGGAACCGACGGCGAAGTTCGAGCCGGAAAAAGGCGATATGGCCGGTGACGACAGGGAACGGCCGATTTCGCTGGGGGTTGCGATTGAGCGCGGTGCCTCTGAAACGATGCTTGATGTGCAGATCCGTCCATCGCGCATGGTAGTTTTCGGTGATTCTGATTTTGTGAGTAATGAAAGTATGGTGGGCGGCAATCAGGATCTGTTTATGAGTGCGCTCAACTGGCTGCTTGAGCGTGAGGAACTGATTGCCATTGCGCCGAAACCCATTGAGGAGGTTCGGCTGAGCCTTTCGCGTTCTGAACTCCGGAAGCTGTTCTGGATTAATGTGGCCGTCATTCCGGGAGTGGCGATGGTGTTCGGCCTGCTGGTTTGGGCACGCAGGAGGAAATAG
- a CDS encoding DUF4340 domain-containing protein, with product MKGRTTLVLLVSIIVLGLFIWAQEMWRAKTSYRELQQIRLFNIDAATLQSIEFTVSNQTVRCVRENGVWLAGEKDGSMGAADEALIQRMIAGLNSLGKGTTITEKQLSIRGLDPAEYGFDQPRAVIAAVDHQGGHSWLVGKKSALGEMVYAQSSADENIYTIPDKLLDVIPTSPDTLRDRILFPGDAASVRRVEMRGSNGFVQLVKDPKEGWRVRQTVNAPADPKEVGLFISKIYSFRIEEFIQDNVSDFSVYGLQGETQQISVSQADGASRLLILGIDNPDKPGYVYARRADVASVFTVSAELRDLSNVPAEQFRDAGVLSVPPNSISSIRITHGEDQLRMEYDGSKDWNITRPVVWKAEPRMISDFVTLWVNAVIHEFEVDAKVDAPEWIIEFGSVEVGVTNRLDIFSTKGNKSGLLVRIDGEPDLYRINLPVVPDTVIDPLIYKDRKVWGLDANQVSRLSLQRKSGSRQTIERVEDNRFIPVETNGNVRVNEEGVTRLLRGLRQVNTSGYITYNPRDLDIYGLEDPVAELHIGLSGTNQLGRVLLIGRETPEGYYSMVKGRDVVFFLDKPYIETLTSDLLIETEPIAPSPE from the coding sequence ATGAAAGGGAGAACCACACTTGTTCTGTTGGTCAGCATTATTGTGCTGGGTCTGTTTATCTGGGCTCAGGAAATGTGGCGTGCAAAAACGTCGTACCGCGAGCTGCAGCAGATCCGTTTGTTTAATATCGATGCTGCAACGCTCCAGTCGATTGAATTTACGGTTTCCAATCAGACCGTTCGCTGTGTGCGGGAAAACGGTGTATGGCTGGCCGGCGAAAAGGACGGCAGTATGGGAGCGGCCGACGAAGCGCTCATTCAGCGGATGATTGCCGGGTTGAATTCGCTCGGGAAAGGGACGACGATCACGGAGAAACAGCTTTCGATACGAGGGCTTGACCCGGCCGAATACGGGTTTGATCAGCCACGTGCTGTAATTGCCGCAGTTGATCATCAGGGTGGCCACAGCTGGCTGGTGGGTAAAAAATCTGCGCTGGGTGAAATGGTTTATGCTCAAAGCAGTGCCGATGAGAATATATACACCATTCCGGATAAACTGCTGGATGTGATTCCAACGTCGCCGGATACGTTGCGTGACCGGATTCTGTTTCCCGGCGATGCGGCGTCGGTTCGCCGGGTTGAAATGCGTGGATCGAATGGTTTTGTGCAGTTGGTGAAAGATCCCAAGGAAGGCTGGCGGGTTCGGCAGACGGTTAATGCGCCGGCGGATCCCAAGGAAGTTGGTCTGTTTATCAGTAAAATCTACAGTTTTCGGATTGAAGAATTTATACAGGACAATGTTTCCGATTTTTCCGTTTACGGATTGCAGGGAGAGACCCAGCAGATTTCGGTGAGCCAGGCTGACGGGGCTTCGCGCCTGCTGATTCTGGGGATTGATAATCCGGATAAGCCCGGCTATGTCTATGCTCGCCGGGCTGACGTTGCTTCCGTATTCACGGTGTCTGCGGAGCTGCGGGATCTTTCGAATGTTCCTGCAGAGCAGTTTCGCGATGCCGGTGTGCTTTCGGTACCGCCCAACAGTATTTCCTCCATCCGTATTACGCATGGCGAAGATCAGCTGAGGATGGAGTATGACGGTTCCAAGGATTGGAATATTACCCGTCCTGTGGTTTGGAAAGCGGAGCCCAGAATGATTTCTGATTTTGTGACGCTCTGGGTGAATGCGGTAATTCATGAGTTTGAAGTCGATGCAAAAGTGGATGCGCCGGAATGGATTATCGAATTCGGATCGGTGGAAGTCGGAGTTACCAATCGGCTTGATATATTTTCGACAAAAGGCAACAAGTCAGGGTTGCTGGTGCGCATTGACGGCGAACCGGATCTTTACCGGATCAATCTGCCCGTGGTCCCTGATACGGTGATCGACCCGCTGATTTATAAGGACCGGAAGGTCTGGGGACTTGATGCGAATCAGGTGAGCCGTTTATCGTTGCAGAGGAAGTCCGGAAGCAGACAGACGATTGAACGGGTTGAGGATAACCGTTTTATTCCGGTAGAAACCAATGGCAACGTACGTGTCAACGAAGAGGGCGTGACGCGGTTGCTTCGGGGGCTGCGGCAGGTTAATACATCGGGTTATATTACGTATAATCCGCGGGACCTGGATATCTACGGTTTGGAGGACCCTGTGGCGGAGTTGCATATCGGCCTGAGCGGAACCAATCAACTTGGCCGTGTGCTGTTGATCGGCCGGGAAACGCCAGAAGGATATTATTCCATGGTAAAGGGGCGCGATGTGGTCTTTTTCCTGGATAAACCTTACATTGAAACCCTTACATCCGATTTGCTTATTGAAACGGAGCCAATTGCTCCATCACCGGAATAA
- a CDS encoding DUF362 domain-containing protein, which yields MAHVISSECISCGACESTCPVEAISQGDDQFVIDADTCTDCGACVDSCPVDAISPG from the coding sequence ATGGCTCATGTAATTTCCAGCGAATGCATTTCCTGCGGCGCATGCGAGTCCACGTGCCCGGTCGAGGCCATCAGCCAAGGCGATGATCAGTTTGTAATTGATGCAGACACCTGCACAGATTGCGGAGCCTGCGTCGATTCCTGCCCGGTCGATGCAATCTCTCCCGGTTGA